A part of Flavobacteriaceae bacterium GSB9 genomic DNA contains:
- a CDS encoding UDP-glucose 6-dehydrogenase codes for MKINNICCIGAGYVGGPTMAVIAQKCPNIKVTVVDINKSRIAAWNDNDLTKLPVFEPGLDSIVEEARGRNLFFSTDVDAAIDEADMIFISVNTPTKTYGKGKGMAADLKYIELCARQIAKVAKENKIVVEKSTLPVRTASAIKSILDNTGNGVKFQILSNPEFLAEGTAVSDLLNPDRVLIGGDADEAGQQAIGALVNIYANWVPQERILTTNVWSSELSKLTANAFLAQRVSSINALSVICEKTGADVNEVAKAIGMDSRIGPKFLKASVGFGGSCFQKDILNLVYIAKSYGLNEVADYWEQVILMNDYQKNRFSDYIVSTLYNTVSGKKITFFGWAFKKDTNDTRESAAIQVADNLLNEQAHISVYDPKVTSERIYADLDYLNTRAEEENRVLLTVKQNAYDACKDSHAIAVLTEWDEFKTYDWNKIYHNMLKPAFVFDGRGILDTKALEDIGFVCYSIGKGHV; via the coding sequence ATGAAAATCAATAACATCTGTTGCATCGGAGCTGGCTACGTTGGCGGGCCAACCATGGCCGTTATTGCACAAAAATGCCCCAACATAAAAGTAACCGTCGTCGATATTAACAAATCGCGAATCGCAGCATGGAACGACAACGATTTAACTAAACTCCCCGTTTTTGAACCTGGTTTAGATAGTATCGTTGAGGAAGCGAGAGGTAGAAACCTCTTTTTTTCAACCGATGTAGATGCGGCTATTGATGAGGCCGATATGATTTTTATTTCGGTAAACACCCCAACCAAGACCTACGGTAAAGGAAAAGGCATGGCGGCCGATTTAAAATATATCGAGCTTTGTGCCCGTCAAATAGCCAAAGTCGCTAAAGAAAATAAAATAGTAGTCGAGAAATCTACCCTTCCAGTTCGTACAGCTTCAGCAATAAAGAGTATTTTAGATAATACCGGTAATGGCGTAAAGTTCCAAATACTCTCAAACCCCGAATTTTTAGCCGAAGGCACTGCCGTTTCCGATTTGCTAAACCCCGATCGTGTATTGATAGGAGGAGATGCTGATGAAGCAGGGCAACAAGCCATAGGGGCATTAGTGAATATTTACGCAAATTGGGTGCCTCAAGAGCGCATTTTAACCACTAATGTATGGTCTTCTGAACTTTCAAAGCTTACGGCCAATGCCTTTTTGGCGCAACGTGTGTCGTCCATCAATGCACTGTCTGTAATATGCGAAAAAACGGGTGCTGATGTTAATGAAGTCGCTAAGGCCATTGGCATGGACTCAAGAATTGGCCCAAAGTTTTTAAAAGCCTCTGTGGGTTTTGGAGGGTCTTGTTTTCAAAAGGATATTCTCAATTTGGTTTATATAGCAAAGAGCTACGGACTTAACGAAGTGGCCGATTATTGGGAGCAGGTCATTTTAATGAACGATTACCAAAAGAATCGCTTTTCGGATTATATTGTCAGTACCTTATATAATACAGTGTCAGGTAAGAAAATCACCTTTTTTGGTTGGGCCTTTAAGAAGGATACCAACGATACGAGAGAATCAGCAGCAATACAGGTAGCCGACAACTTATTAAATGAACAAGCTCACATTTCGGTGTACGATCCTAAAGTAACTTCAGAACGTATATACGCCGATTTAGATTATTTAAATACTAGAGCAGAAGAAGAAAATAGAGTCTTGCTAACGGTAAAGCAAAATGCGTATGACGCCTGTAAAGATTCGCATGCTATTGCTGTGTTAACAGAATGGGATGAATTTAAAACCTACGACTGGAATAAAATTTACCATAACATGTTAAAGCCGGCCTTTGTTTTCGATGGACGAGGTATTTTAGATACCAAAGCTTTAGAAGATATTGGTTTTGTGTGTTATAGTATTGGAAAAGGTCATGTTTAA
- a CDS encoding undecaprenyl-phosphate glucose phosphotransferase codes for MNTFKQGRYSGYIKPILYLVDLSIITASIFLFEINLNNIYLFLTYASVLWFVIAFKNQFYEVNRYTKVIQIITLVLRQIVLFSVVLYAFIGFFKQPNISRLALGNYLVTVSILITSFKFLFFVLLSKYRSILGGNLRNVIVIGDTEKTRQLIHIFNTRQDFGYKFKKQFAVKNDDFSLQKCFKYIIENEINEIYFSVANLSNKQINSLIDFADNNLRELKFIPDNKDIYTKKLKYEYYDYVPILSLRTIPIQDTVNQLTKRIFDIVFALFIIIFILSWLTPILAIIIKLESKGPVFFKQSRNGFNYQEFDCYKFRSMTPNKDAHLYQATKGDQRVTKVGAFIRRTSIDELPQFFNVLFGDMSVVGPRPHMVSHTNMYAQRIDKFMVRHFVKPGITGLAQTSGFRGEVETDKDIINRVKYDIFYIENWSLLLDVKIIIQTLVNALKGEDKAY; via the coding sequence TTGAATACTTTTAAACAAGGTCGATATTCGGGTTACATAAAACCTATTCTGTACTTAGTTGATTTAAGTATCATAACGGCTTCCATTTTCCTGTTTGAAATTAATTTGAACAATATTTATCTGTTTTTAACGTATGCTTCGGTACTTTGGTTCGTCATAGCGTTTAAAAACCAATTTTATGAGGTTAACAGATACACTAAAGTTATCCAAATTATAACGCTTGTTTTAAGGCAAATTGTACTGTTTTCTGTTGTTTTATATGCTTTTATTGGCTTTTTTAAGCAACCCAATATTAGTCGCTTAGCCTTAGGGAATTATTTGGTTACAGTTTCTATTTTAATCACCTCTTTTAAATTTTTGTTCTTCGTTTTGTTGAGCAAATACAGGTCGATATTAGGGGGAAACTTAAGAAATGTGATTGTTATTGGTGATACCGAAAAAACTAGGCAGCTTATTCATATTTTTAATACACGACAAGACTTTGGCTATAAGTTTAAAAAACAATTTGCTGTTAAAAATGACGATTTTTCCCTTCAAAAGTGCTTTAAGTACATTATAGAAAATGAAATAAACGAAATTTATTTTTCGGTAGCCAATTTGTCGAATAAACAAATAAATAGCCTTATTGATTTTGCCGATAATAATTTAAGGGAGTTAAAGTTTATTCCCGATAATAAAGACATCTATACTAAAAAACTGAAGTACGAATATTACGACTATGTTCCGATATTGTCATTAAGGACCATTCCAATACAAGATACTGTAAACCAATTAACAAAACGCATTTTCGATATCGTCTTTGCACTTTTTATTATCATATTCATCCTATCTTGGCTTACGCCAATTTTGGCTATTATAATAAAACTAGAATCTAAAGGACCAGTATTTTTCAAGCAGTCTCGAAATGGGTTTAACTATCAAGAATTTGATTGTTATAAATTCCGTTCCATGACGCCTAATAAAGACGCTCATTTGTATCAAGCTACTAAGGGTGACCAAAGGGTGACCAAAGTAGGTGCTTTTATTCGAAGAACGAGTATAGACGAACTTCCACAGTTTTTTAACGTGCTCTTTGGAGATATGTCTGTTGTAGGCCCAAGGCCGCATATGGTAAGTCATACTAATATGTATGCACAGCGAATCGATAAATTTATGGTGCGGCACTTTGTAAAACCCGGTATTACGGGGTTGGCTCAAACTAGTGGATTTAGAGGCGAGGTAGAAACCGATAAAGACATTATTAATCGTGTTAAATACGATATTTTTTACATTGAAAACTGGTCTTTGTTGCTGGATGTTAAAATTATAATTCAAACATTAGTCAATGCCTTAAAAGGAGAAGATAAAGCTTATTAA
- a CDS encoding WcaI family glycosyltransferase produces MSKKIVIVGINYYPEDSAIGLYTTQKAEYLISKGYDVSVITGFPYYPQWEIGADYKGKKYLVSEHINGVKVYRSRQYVPKDPTFTKRILHLISFTFGNFINLFKVNKPDVVISIVPFTTSALLGWFLKLRYKSKLWVHIQDFEFDAAIDSGLLSGNKKFIVKGLLWIEKKVLSKADVVSTISYGMIDKLKSKTNVQSYYLTNWIDVALFDGLKNKRHPYLASNSFKVLYSGNIGAKQDWAFFINFVEKLSNLENIEVIVVGEGAEKEKVVAMLKQYPFVKHYNLVPFKELPVLLSSADLHVLFQKPDVIDTVMPSKLLGMMASGKPSIVTGNKKSEVATVLEESEGGYYFDGTSIDEVVSCLKDIKGNEKLRESIGVNAKKYVKEKFSQSEVLDKFVKELVK; encoded by the coding sequence TTGAGTAAAAAAATTGTAATTGTAGGCATTAACTATTACCCCGAAGATAGTGCCATAGGGTTATACACCACCCAGAAAGCAGAATACTTAATTTCAAAAGGATACGATGTTTCTGTAATAACTGGATTTCCATATTACCCGCAATGGGAAATAGGTGCTGATTATAAGGGTAAGAAATATTTGGTATCAGAACATATTAATGGTGTTAAAGTTTATAGAAGTAGGCAATATGTGCCTAAAGACCCAACTTTCACAAAAAGAATACTTCATTTAATTAGCTTTACTTTTGGAAATTTCATCAACTTATTTAAAGTTAACAAACCAGATGTTGTTATTTCTATTGTGCCGTTTACAACATCTGCGCTTTTGGGTTGGTTTCTAAAATTACGGTATAAATCTAAGCTGTGGGTACATATACAGGATTTTGAATTTGATGCGGCTATAGATTCTGGATTATTAAGTGGCAATAAAAAATTCATTGTAAAAGGGCTACTCTGGATTGAGAAAAAAGTACTCTCTAAGGCCGATGTGGTCTCTACCATTAGTTACGGTATGATAGATAAACTGAAATCAAAAACAAATGTCCAGTCTTATTATCTAACCAACTGGATAGACGTCGCTTTGTTTGATGGTTTAAAAAATAAACGGCACCCTTATTTAGCTTCAAATAGCTTTAAAGTACTCTATTCGGGCAATATAGGAGCCAAACAAGATTGGGCTTTTTTTATCAATTTTGTAGAAAAATTAAGTAACCTAGAAAATATAGAAGTTATTGTTGTTGGGGAGGGTGCAGAAAAAGAAAAAGTGGTGGCCATGCTAAAGCAATACCCCTTTGTTAAGCATTATAATCTAGTGCCATTTAAAGAACTTCCTGTTTTATTATCTAGCGCAGATTTACATGTGTTGTTTCAAAAGCCAGATGTCATAGACACAGTAATGCCCTCAAAATTATTGGGTATGATGGCTAGCGGAAAACCCTCTATTGTGACCGGAAATAAGAAAAGTGAAGTGGCTACCGTTCTAGAAGAGTCTGAAGGAGGATATTATTTCGATGGTACCTCAATAGATGAAGTGGTTAGTTGTTTAAAAGACATCAAAGGAAATGAAAAATTAAGGGAGTCTATTGGTGTGAATGCCAAAAAGTATGTAAAAGAAAAATTTTCTCAAAGCGAGGTTTTAGATAAGTTTGTAAAAGAATTAGTAAAATAG
- a CDS encoding glycosyltransferase family 4 protein, translated as MKRDRLLLIGPLPEPTTGVSLANKTVVEGLNKDKSVGIDFINTSYSKFEEKLGGFSISKALYFLKLNLFAYKIFKANIVYITPGQTFLGVVKYGLFISLSWVLGKELIVHVHGNYLGKEFQQLKGVKKRVFKWLLSKTTKGIVLSESLADNMSPFIEDEKIYVLYNFVEDYLFSEKKCDNKDLTNKPKIVFLSNLMKEKGIIDFLEALKILEAEGFEYEAKIAGNIDAQNKQEINQYFKTLKNIEYCGVVSGKEKKDLLNWGNAFILPTYYEMEGQPISILEAMATRNIILTTKHAGIPDVFEEGINGFYIEKRNPMSIVSTIKEIATMSNSNEIMENNYLIASKFYRVENFIGKLLKILRS; from the coding sequence ATGAAAAGAGATAGGTTGTTATTAATAGGCCCGCTACCAGAACCTACAACGGGTGTTTCATTGGCTAACAAAACTGTAGTAGAAGGCCTTAACAAAGATAAAAGCGTTGGTATCGATTTTATCAATACATCATACAGTAAATTTGAAGAAAAGTTAGGCGGATTTTCTATATCCAAGGCCTTATATTTTCTAAAGTTAAATCTTTTTGCATACAAAATTTTCAAGGCCAATATTGTTTATATAACTCCAGGGCAAACTTTTTTAGGCGTGGTTAAATACGGACTTTTTATTTCATTAAGCTGGGTGCTGGGCAAAGAGCTTATTGTTCATGTACATGGTAATTACCTTGGAAAAGAGTTCCAGCAATTAAAGGGGGTAAAGAAACGAGTTTTTAAATGGCTTCTAAGTAAAACAACAAAAGGCATTGTTTTGTCAGAGTCTTTGGCCGATAATATGTCTCCTTTTATTGAAGATGAGAAAATATATGTATTATATAATTTTGTTGAAGATTACTTGTTTTCAGAAAAAAAATGTGATAATAAAGATTTAACTAATAAGCCCAAAATAGTTTTTCTAAGCAATTTAATGAAAGAGAAGGGTATTATTGACTTTTTAGAAGCTCTGAAAATATTAGAAGCTGAAGGGTTTGAATATGAAGCAAAAATAGCTGGTAATATTGATGCCCAAAATAAGCAAGAAATAAATCAGTATTTTAAAACTTTAAAGAATATTGAATATTGTGGTGTTGTTTCAGGAAAGGAAAAAAAGGACTTATTAAATTGGGGAAATGCGTTTATTCTTCCAACTTATTATGAAATGGAAGGGCAACCAATCTCTATATTAGAAGCAATGGCTACAAGAAATATTATACTAACTACTAAACATGCTGGAATACCAGATGTTTTTGAGGAAGGAATAAATGGGTTTTATATAGAAAAAAGAAATCCGATGAGCATAGTTTCTACGATAAAAGAAATTGCGACCATGTCCAACTCTAATGAAATCATGGAAAATAATTATCTTATCGCTAGTAAGTTTTATAGGGTTGAAAACTTTATTGGTAAGCTGTTGAAAATCTTAAGGTCTTAA
- a CDS encoding glycosyltransferase family 4 protein, producing MKNLNVLYIGNNLLSKTGYPSTLQTLSSLLQKEGCSVKTASSKQNIVLRMLDMGYSILKHRRTTDVVLIDTYSTLNFYFAYCCALLLKYFDKSYIPILHGGNLPERLKTSPKLSKAVFSNAFINVAPSRYLTEIFQQAGYKTTCIPNTLNIEQYVFKPRKSITPKLFYVRAFSSIYNPEMAIKVLFELKKDYPNAELCMVGPDRDGTLVSVKNLVNELNLKTSVEFTGVLPKPAWHKKSEAFDVFINTSNVDNMPVSIIEAMALGLPVVTTNVGGIPYLVEDKITGLLVNPIDVSDMVNSIKNLIENGSGEMTQNARKQVESYQWEVVKLQWNQLLSQV from the coding sequence ATGAAAAACCTAAACGTTTTATATATAGGCAATAACTTGTTAAGTAAAACAGGCTACCCTTCAACGTTACAAACCCTTAGTAGCTTACTTCAAAAAGAAGGTTGCTCAGTAAAAACAGCATCGAGTAAACAAAATATAGTATTAAGAATGCTCGATATGGGTTATAGTATTTTAAAACACCGAAGAACCACAGATGTGGTTTTAATAGATACCTACAGCACTTTAAATTTTTACTTCGCTTATTGCTGTGCCCTTTTGTTAAAGTATTTTGATAAGTCATATATTCCTATTCTCCATGGTGGAAACTTACCGGAAAGATTAAAAACATCGCCAAAACTATCAAAAGCAGTTTTTTCAAATGCATTTATAAACGTGGCGCCTTCTAGATATTTAACAGAAATTTTCCAACAAGCAGGATATAAAACTACCTGTATTCCTAATACATTAAACATCGAGCAATATGTGTTTAAGCCCAGAAAAAGCATAACCCCAAAGTTATTCTACGTTAGGGCATTTTCCAGCATTTATAACCCGGAAATGGCCATAAAAGTACTATTCGAACTTAAAAAAGATTACCCGAATGCCGAACTTTGTATGGTAGGTCCAGACCGCGATGGAACCTTAGTAAGTGTAAAAAATTTGGTAAACGAATTGAATTTAAAAACATCGGTTGAATTCACTGGAGTGTTGCCCAAACCAGCTTGGCACAAAAAATCTGAAGCATTCGATGTTTTTATAAATACCAGTAACGTCGATAATATGCCGGTTAGTATTATTGAAGCCATGGCTCTGGGCTTGCCCGTGGTGACCACCAACGTTGGTGGAATACCGTACTTAGTGGAAGATAAAATTACGGGGCTATTAGTAAATCCAATTGACGTCAGTGACATGGTAAACTCAATTAAAAATTTAATTGAAAATGGCTCGGGAGAAATGACCCAAAACGCTAGAAAACAAGTAGAAAGCTATCAGTGGGAAGTGGTTAAACTCCAATGGAATCAACTATTATCTCAAGTATGA
- a CDS encoding SDR family oxidoreductase — protein sequence MKRVLITGAAGFLGSHLSDRFINEGYYVIGMDNFITGDKKNLEHLVNHPHFEFIEHDITEFVRIEGKLDYILHFASPASPIDYLKIPIQTLKVGSLGTHNLLGLAKAKNARILIASTSEVYGDPLVHPQTENYYGNVNTIGPRGVYDEAKRFQESITMAYHRFHGLETRIVRIFNTYGPRMRLNDGRVIPAFIGQALRGEDLTVFGDGSQTRSFCYVDDQVEGIYRLLLSDYVYPVNIGNPHEITIKAFAEEIIKLTGTSQKIIYKELPENDPLQRQPDITLAKKILNWEPKIDRAKGMNTTYNYFKTLSKEELFKSEHKDFTKHIKQ from the coding sequence TTGAAACGTGTTTTAATAACGGGAGCTGCTGGTTTTTTAGGATCGCATTTAAGTGATCGATTTATAAATGAAGGTTATTATGTTATCGGCATGGATAACTTCATTACAGGTGATAAAAAGAACCTTGAGCACTTAGTAAACCATCCTCATTTTGAATTTATTGAACACGATATTACCGAGTTTGTTAGAATAGAAGGGAAATTAGATTACATACTTCACTTTGCATCTCCGGCAAGTCCAATAGATTATCTAAAAATACCTATTCAAACTTTAAAAGTAGGATCGTTAGGAACTCATAATTTATTGGGTTTGGCAAAGGCCAAAAACGCCAGGATTTTAATCGCCTCAACTTCCGAAGTGTATGGCGACCCTTTGGTACATCCGCAAACCGAAAACTACTACGGAAATGTAAACACTATTGGGCCAAGAGGGGTGTATGATGAAGCCAAGCGTTTTCAAGAATCCATCACCATGGCCTACCATAGGTTTCATGGGTTAGAAACTCGAATAGTCAGGATTTTTAACACGTATGGGCCTCGTATGCGCCTCAACGATGGCCGTGTAATTCCAGCCTTTATAGGTCAGGCTTTAAGAGGTGAAGACTTAACTGTTTTTGGTGATGGCTCGCAAACGCGCTCATTTTGTTATGTTGATGATCAAGTAGAAGGCATTTACAGACTATTGTTGAGTGATTATGTCTATCCAGTCAATATAGGTAACCCGCACGAAATTACCATTAAGGCGTTTGCCGAAGAAATCATTAAACTTACCGGCACATCACAAAAAATAATTTATAAAGAGCTTCCAGAAAACGACCCGTTACAACGCCAGCCCGATATTACGTTAGCAAAAAAAATACTAAATTGGGAGCCTAAAATCGATAGAGCCAAAGGCATGAATACCACCTACAATTATTTCAAAACACTATCTAAAGAAGAATTGTTTAAAAGTGAGCACAAAGATTTTACGAAACATATAAAACAATAA
- a CDS encoding O-antigen polysaccharide polymerase Wzy: MKLKTLTIFLYLMVSIPLFLFFKANVFVWFSFFINYCLITYISYFHLNKERIFSPFLTSYIVFVFLFFIVAPIIQIGAIESMGSTFPNNYPYNVNEVIFSNFLILIFNLIFFISYLFYKKRKEQNFVQKPQTNTFSRPLVMLVLFMVCFVIWAINYSYIIDEISKSIYSKEAESISILLIRKKVLFLIPLGAIALIFRYLKKNRKITTNTFISYLMLIILLSFLLFFKNPLTEKRNALGPIYITLIYLFYPKLINTNSKFFLFSFVSMIIFFPLVSALTHVDANLSEIIQRPNIIVEDFTNHGGIVNAFSTLHYDAFPNIVATVSYVGKEGLSLGYQLLSGLLFFIPRSLWSTKPLSTGEFIGNFLMENHEFTYNNLSNPLVSEGYVNFGILGVVLMSILLSYVVAIFISWLKSNDTLKEVIAFYFSVHLIFLLRGDFANGFAYFVGTFIGVYFIPKLLERIIFFSLKKTK, translated from the coding sequence ATGAAGCTTAAAACACTTACAATCTTCTTATATTTAATGGTTAGTATTCCTTTATTTTTATTTTTTAAAGCGAATGTATTTGTTTGGTTTTCGTTTTTTATTAATTACTGTTTAATTACTTACATATCATATTTCCACCTTAACAAAGAAAGAATTTTCTCTCCATTTTTAACGTCATATATAGTTTTCGTTTTTTTATTTTTTATTGTAGCTCCAATAATTCAAATAGGAGCAATAGAGTCTATGGGATCAACATTTCCCAATAATTATCCGTATAATGTGAATGAGGTCATTTTCTCAAATTTTTTGATTTTGATTTTTAACTTGATTTTTTTTATTAGCTATTTATTTTACAAAAAGAGAAAGGAACAAAATTTTGTACAAAAGCCTCAAACAAACACATTCTCTCGACCCTTAGTGATGTTAGTTCTTTTCATGGTTTGCTTCGTGATTTGGGCAATTAATTATAGTTACATTATCGATGAGATATCAAAGTCTATATATTCAAAAGAAGCTGAAAGTATTTCCATTCTTTTAATTAGAAAAAAGGTGCTTTTTTTAATTCCGCTCGGAGCTATTGCGCTTATATTTAGGTACCTAAAGAAAAATCGTAAAATTACTACAAATACATTTATCTCATATTTAATGTTGATTATTTTACTCTCATTTTTACTTTTTTTTAAAAACCCATTAACCGAGAAAAGAAATGCACTGGGGCCAATTTATATTACTTTGATTTATCTATTTTATCCAAAATTAATCAATACAAATTCTAAATTTTTTCTGTTTTCATTTGTGTCTATGATTATTTTCTTCCCGTTGGTATCAGCGCTAACCCATGTCGATGCTAACCTTAGTGAAATTATACAACGACCAAACATTATAGTTGAAGACTTCACTAATCATGGAGGTATAGTAAATGCCTTTAGCACTTTGCACTATGATGCCTTTCCTAATATTGTAGCAACAGTAAGCTATGTAGGTAAAGAAGGCCTCTCGCTTGGATATCAATTGTTAAGTGGTTTACTGTTTTTTATACCAAGAAGCTTATGGTCAACTAAGCCCTTATCTACTGGTGAATTTATAGGAAATTTTTTAATGGAAAACCACGAATTTACATATAATAATTTATCAAACCCGTTAGTTTCTGAAGGATATGTAAATTTCGGTATATTAGGAGTGGTTTTAATGTCTATTTTACTTTCTTATGTAGTCGCCATATTTATATCTTGGCTCAAATCTAATGATACTTTAAAGGAAGTTATCGCATTTTATTTTTCAGTTCATTTAATATTTTTGCTTAGAGGAGATTTTGCTAATGGGTTTGCATATTTCGTTGGTACCTTTATAGGTGTTTATTTTATACCAAAACTTTTAGAACGAATCATTTTTTTTAGTCTTAAAAAAACAAAATGA
- a CDS encoding O-antigen ligase family protein, translating into MNQKHLTLALFLNASILLFPSNFKFFPVAFLGLVVLKNYKQINWNYLVLMSIPYLIILLGVLHSSNLERAFSQIQTGASLFLYPLCFSMIPAKSLRKIKINKINNAFIVSIFIFTAVVFLYYLIIKGESWVFLVHHYITLIDKLIYDKYQIHSLYLALLLTISIILSLRMATKTKNKYTIFLYVVNVFYCLSLLAIMNKRASVILIIITSLLFLFTLNKKIKKVAILFAFGAIALLLGLVVYLPRFNGNSFLEFKKIEQSINDPKTSIGTRVVLNKATLEIFKSNPFFGVGSGDDREILSEFTAKLSDGVIKNYNSHNQFSSYLIKTGAFGLCVFLFYCCILLKIALKSKDIVFICMFIIFCGNMLIENILEREAGVLVFSFFINYYSRIYYNEKR; encoded by the coding sequence ATGAACCAGAAGCATTTAACTTTAGCTTTATTTTTAAACGCTAGTATTTTATTGTTTCCTAGCAATTTTAAGTTTTTTCCTGTTGCATTTTTAGGATTGGTAGTTCTGAAGAATTATAAACAAATAAATTGGAACTATTTGGTTTTAATGTCTATCCCTTATTTGATAATATTATTGGGAGTTCTTCATTCTTCTAATTTAGAGAGAGCTTTTTCGCAAATTCAAACGGGAGCTTCACTGTTTTTATACCCTTTATGTTTTTCTATGATACCGGCAAAATCATTAAGGAAAATAAAAATAAACAAAATTAATAATGCATTTATAGTTTCAATATTTATTTTCACTGCAGTCGTTTTTTTGTATTATCTGATAATAAAGGGGGAGTCTTGGGTGTTTTTGGTGCATCACTACATAACATTAATAGACAAACTTATATACGACAAGTATCAAATACATTCATTATATCTGGCCTTATTATTAACGATAAGCATCATTTTAAGCTTAAGAATGGCTACAAAAACTAAGAATAAATATACTATATTTTTATATGTTGTGAATGTATTTTATTGTTTGTCATTATTGGCAATAATGAACAAAAGAGCATCTGTAATTTTAATAATTATAACAAGTTTATTGTTTTTGTTTACTTTAAACAAGAAAATAAAAAAAGTTGCAATTCTTTTTGCTTTTGGGGCAATAGCGTTACTCTTAGGTTTAGTAGTCTATCTACCAAGATTTAATGGGAATAGTTTTTTAGAGTTTAAAAAAATAGAACAATCAATCAATGACCCCAAAACTTCGATAGGGACAAGAGTTGTTTTGAACAAGGCTACTTTAGAGATTTTTAAAAGCAACCCCTTTTTCGGTGTGGGTTCAGGAGATGATAGGGAAATATTATCAGAGTTTACGGCTAAATTATCCGACGGAGTTATTAAAAACTACAATTCTCATAATCAATTTAGTAGTTATTTGATTAAAACAGGTGCGTTTGGTCTATGTGTATTTTTGTTTTATTGTTGCATTCTGTTGAAAATAGCTTTAAAATCAAAGGACATTGTTTTCATTTGTATGTTTATCATTTTTTGTGGAAATATGCTTATTGAAAATATCTTAGAGAGGGAGGCTGGTGTATTGGTTTTTTCGTTTTTTATTAATTATTACAGTAGAATATATTATAATGAAAAGAGATAG
- a CDS encoding putative colanic acid biosynthesis acetyltransferase: MQNLSLYQTPDNFRGKSKITVQLWWLVDALFFRPSPQVLYGWRRFLLRCFGAKIGKKVIIRPSAKITYPWKVTIGDYSWIGDDVVLYSLGEIEIGKNTVISQKSYLCTGSHDYTKIDFPIYSNKITVEDECWLATDVFVSPGITIKSGTVVGARSTVVKDLEANSVYAGTPVRFIKKRKIE; the protein is encoded by the coding sequence ATGCAGAATTTAAGTTTATATCAAACCCCAGATAATTTTCGGGGCAAATCAAAAATTACCGTTCAGTTATGGTGGTTAGTCGACGCCTTATTTTTCAGGCCTTCACCACAGGTTTTATATGGTTGGCGACGTTTCTTGTTAAGATGTTTCGGTGCTAAAATTGGAAAAAAGGTAATAATCAGGCCATCTGCAAAGATTACTTACCCATGGAAGGTTACAATTGGAGATTACAGCTGGATTGGTGATGATGTTGTGCTTTACAGCCTAGGTGAAATAGAGATTGGCAAAAACACAGTGATTTCTCAAAAAAGTTATCTTTGCACAGGTTCACACGATTATACCAAAATAGATTTTCCTATTTACTCAAACAAGATTACTGTAGAAGATGAATGCTGGTTGGCTACAGATGTTTTTGTATCTCCAGGCATAACCATTAAAAGCGGAACTGTTGTAGGAGCAAGAAGTACCGTTGTAAAAGATTTGGAGGCTAATTCTGTTTACGCAGGAACGCCGGTAAGGTTTATAAAGAAAAGAAAAATTGAGTAA